A DNA window from Mycobacterium sp. IDR2000157661 contains the following coding sequences:
- a CDS encoding tetratricopeptide repeat protein, with protein sequence MAQDRRGGDDGRPQRSAPRSSGPNRARRSQPKPATEARQLEGPPLPEGVEAKQLSPDIRGELTTLDRFTADFVAKHLVAAGELIDDDPQAALEHARAARARSGRIAAVREAVGIAAYQCGDWAQALAELRAARRLGSKSSLLALIADCERGVGRPERAVELARSPEAAQLTGDDADELRMVVAGARSDLGQHEQALAVLSTPQLDPRRTGQTAARLFYAYAETLLVLGRGQDALQWFLNAAAADVEGVTDAEERITELT encoded by the coding sequence GTGGCTCAGGACAGAAGGGGCGGCGACGACGGCCGCCCGCAGCGTTCGGCGCCGCGCTCGTCGGGTCCGAACCGGGCTCGCCGGTCGCAGCCGAAACCCGCTACCGAGGCGCGACAGCTTGAGGGCCCGCCGCTGCCGGAAGGCGTTGAGGCCAAGCAACTCTCACCTGACATCCGTGGCGAGCTCACCACCTTGGACCGATTCACGGCCGACTTCGTCGCCAAGCATCTGGTCGCGGCCGGTGAGCTGATCGACGACGATCCTCAGGCCGCGCTCGAGCATGCCCGAGCCGCTCGCGCGCGGTCGGGCCGGATCGCCGCCGTGCGGGAAGCCGTTGGCATCGCCGCCTATCAGTGCGGCGACTGGGCGCAGGCTCTCGCCGAATTGCGCGCCGCCCGCCGGCTGGGCAGCAAGTCGTCGCTGCTGGCGTTGATCGCCGACTGTGAGCGCGGCGTCGGCCGTCCCGAACGGGCGGTCGAGCTGGCGCGCAGTCCCGAAGCCGCGCAGCTCACCGGTGATGACGCCGACGAACTACGGATGGTGGTGGCCGGCGCCCGTTCCGACCTGGGCCAGCACGAGCAGGCGCTGGCCGTCCTGTCAACGCCGCAGCTGGATCCGAGACGAACCGGCCAGACGGCCGCCCGGCTCTTTTACGCCTACGCCGAAACCCTGCTTGTCCTGGGTCGCGGTCAGGACGCGCTGCAGTGGTTCCTCAACGCCGCGGCCGCCGACGTCGAGGGCGTCACCGATGCCGAAGAGCGCATCACGGAGCTCACCTGA